Proteins from a genomic interval of Acidimicrobiia bacterium:
- the nadC gene encoding carboxylating nicotinate-nucleotide diphosphorylase: MNPMFEPPIGEVRDRVRQALAEDLTPIGDVTSMLLDPTIEATGYFVSRQHGYIAGASCVAETFRQVDANLSLVWHTPDGSLVEPGSNLGEVRGPLSSMLSAERTALNFLGHLSGVATMAGRYRAAANPATAVWDTRKTTPGLRTLEKAAVRAGGCVNHRGNLSEWVMLKDNHLVGVGITEGVRRAKAAWPGKTVQVECDRLEQAIEATTAGASAVLLDNFEAEEARQVVQAVRQINPHCLIEISGMVNLDTIGAYSEVGADCISVGAITHSAPVLDIGLDIVPLNSEVD, from the coding sequence TTGAGCCTCCGATTGGTGAAGTGCGTGACCGTGTGCGTCAAGCCTTAGCTGAAGATCTCACCCCGATTGGTGATGTGACTTCGATGCTGCTTGACCCGACGATTGAAGCCACAGGGTATTTTGTTTCTCGTCAACACGGCTACATCGCCGGAGCGTCATGCGTGGCCGAGACCTTCCGTCAGGTCGACGCGAACCTTAGCTTGGTCTGGCATACCCCCGACGGGAGCTTGGTTGAACCAGGATCAAATCTGGGAGAAGTTCGCGGACCGCTGTCATCAATGCTGAGCGCCGAACGAACCGCCCTCAACTTTCTAGGACACCTTTCGGGCGTAGCCACGATGGCTGGCCGCTACCGGGCAGCCGCCAACCCGGCTACAGCCGTTTGGGATACCCGCAAGACAACGCCTGGTCTGCGAACGCTTGAAAAAGCGGCTGTGCGGGCCGGTGGTTGCGTCAACCATCGGGGCAATCTTTCAGAATGGGTAATGCTTAAAGACAACCACCTGGTAGGCGTTGGCATAACTGAAGGCGTTCGGCGGGCGAAAGCAGCGTGGCCAGGCAAGACTGTGCAAGTGGAGTGCGATCGGCTGGAACAAGCCATCGAAGCAACCACGGCTGGTGCCAGTGCTGTGTTGCTAGACAACTTCGAAGCGGAAGAAGCCCGTCAAGTAGTGCAGGCTGTCCGCCAAATTAACCCCCATTGTCTGATCGAAATTAGCGGCATGGTGAACCTAGACACCATTGGTGCTTACAGCGAAGTAGGGGCAGACTGCATTTCTGTAGGTGCCATAACCCACTCTGCGCCAGTACTCGACATTGGATTAGATATTGTGCCGCTCAACAGCGAGGTTGATTGA
- a CDS encoding type III pantothenate kinase, with translation MLLTVDVGNSNTVIGLYDASVVPEDATTAGEGLLNNWRITTDRNRTSDELAVVIGGFLGLHRRHLIDEIRGIAISSGVPRVTASLREMAARHFTIAPVVMEPGVRTGIPVLTDNPREVGGDRIANAIAAWHLYGGPTIVVDFGTATTCDVISVNGEYLGGVIAPGVNISLDALFARTAALRAVELVEPRSVIGKTTTEALQSGAIYGFAGMVDGLVNRIEDEIGKCKVVATGGLGPLISPYSATIELNEPWITLHGLRLVHAKNTR, from the coding sequence ATGTTACTGACCGTCGATGTTGGCAACTCGAACACCGTGATTGGCCTTTACGACGCTTCGGTGGTGCCCGAAGATGCCACCACCGCTGGTGAAGGTTTGTTGAACAATTGGCGAATTACTACCGATCGGAACCGCACCTCTGATGAGTTAGCGGTGGTGATTGGCGGGTTTTTAGGACTACATCGTCGCCACTTGATCGACGAGATTCGCGGTATTGCCATTTCCTCGGGCGTGCCTCGGGTAACCGCTTCACTGCGTGAGATGGCGGCACGTCATTTCACTATTGCCCCGGTGGTGATGGAGCCCGGAGTTCGAACTGGAATACCAGTACTTACTGACAATCCCCGTGAAGTGGGCGGTGACCGCATCGCCAATGCCATCGCCGCTTGGCACCTGTACGGCGGGCCGACAATCGTTGTCGATTTCGGAACCGCCACCACCTGCGATGTGATTTCGGTTAACGGTGAATATCTAGGTGGCGTAATCGCCCCCGGCGTTAACATTTCACTTGATGCTCTCTTTGCTCGCACTGCGGCGTTACGGGCGGTGGAGCTAGTAGAGCCTCGAAGCGTTATCGGTAAAACCACTACCGAAGCCCTGCAATCGGGTGCCATATATGGCTTTGCGGGCATGGTGGATGGCTTGGTAAATCGCATCGAAGATGAAATTGGAAAATGTAAGGTCGTCGCAACCGGCGGTTTAGGTCCGCTGATCTCGCCATACTCTGCCACTATTGAACTGAACGAACCTTGGATAACGCTGCACGGATTGCGCCTGGTTCATGCCAAGAACACACGTTAA